The following are encoded in a window of Limibacter armeniacum genomic DNA:
- a CDS encoding M28 family peptidase produces MLFTLKKAAVIGSALLMTLTTACSENKSNDTKNEEVVLTKAPVFNADSAYKFVEEQVAFGPRVPNSIAHRACGDYLIDKLESYGAEVTVQEFQATAYNGAVLQSRNIVGAINPQAKKRILLAAHWDTRHVADQDDENKREPIDGANDGGSGVGVLLEVARAMQADSIKTDIGVDIMFFDAEDYGRPEFEEGNNNPNETTYCLGSQYWSKNKHKLGYHAYFGVLLDMVGAKGATFPREGFSMEVAPKVVDKIWRTAHALGHGNHFLYEKAAEITDDHVFVNLNAHIPMIDIIDLDITGERTFFKHWHTHEDNMQTIDSETLKAVGQTLLQVVYNEGKPNN; encoded by the coding sequence ATGCTATTTACTTTAAAGAAAGCAGCAGTAATTGGTAGTGCATTGCTAATGACACTAACCACTGCTTGCAGTGAAAATAAATCCAACGATACCAAGAATGAGGAAGTAGTACTGACCAAAGCGCCTGTGTTTAATGCGGATTCGGCATATAAATTTGTTGAAGAACAGGTAGCATTTGGACCAAGGGTTCCTAACAGTATAGCACACCGTGCTTGTGGAGATTATCTGATTGATAAGTTGGAGTCTTATGGCGCAGAGGTGACGGTACAGGAGTTTCAGGCTACAGCTTATAACGGTGCAGTTTTGCAGTCTCGTAATATTGTAGGGGCAATCAACCCTCAAGCAAAAAAACGCATTCTGTTAGCAGCACACTGGGATACTCGTCATGTTGCGGATCAGGACGATGAAAATAAGCGTGAACCAATTGACGGTGCTAATGATGGAGGAAGTGGCGTAGGTGTACTGTTGGAAGTAGCACGTGCTATGCAGGCAGATTCCATTAAGACTGATATTGGGGTAGACATTATGTTTTTTGACGCTGAAGACTATGGAAGACCAGAGTTTGAAGAAGGAAACAATAACCCTAATGAGACGACTTACTGCTTAGGTTCACAGTACTGGTCAAAAAATAAGCACAAATTGGGATACCATGCATACTTTGGGGTACTCTTGGATATGGTGGGTGCCAAAGGCGCAACTTTCCCTCGTGAAGGTTTTTCAATGGAAGTGGCTCCAAAGGTAGTCGATAAAATTTGGAGAACGGCACATGCTTTAGGTCATGGGAATCATTTCCTTTATGAGAAAGCTGCTGAAATTACAGATGACCATGTCTTTGTAAACCTCAATGCTCACATTCCAATGATTGACATTATAGACTTGGATATAACAGGAGAGAGAACTTTCTTCAAGCATTGGCATACACATGAAGACAATATGCAAACGATTGACTCTGAAACGCTGAAAGCTGTGGGGCAAACACTTTTGCAGGTGGTATATAATGAAGGTAAGCCTAACAACTAA
- a CDS encoding head GIN domain-containing protein has protein sequence MKRVSFLVSVLFALFLISCDNSGIVGEGEIKIRSVELPDKIEGIKFYNSADVYLVQSAVQDVILEGQDNILDNLKLNVKDNVLEVDEERNVRQHDVLRIYISMETLKQISLFGSGTIRTENTFEGLERIVIRLSGSGNIEAEMESEKTEVRLSGSGKVALEGRTTEATLELSGSGNIDAESYLCEKVQADISGSGNIKVAVERYLDVDITGSGSVYYRGTPETVSTHIEGSGNVKKF, from the coding sequence ATGAAACGAGTATCATTTCTAGTGTCAGTATTATTTGCCCTATTTCTAATTTCCTGTGATAACAGTGGTATTGTTGGTGAGGGAGAAATAAAAATACGCTCAGTGGAACTTCCGGACAAAATAGAAGGTATTAAGTTCTATAATTCGGCTGATGTGTATTTGGTACAATCAGCTGTACAGGATGTCATTTTGGAAGGGCAGGATAACATTTTAGATAACTTGAAGCTGAATGTCAAAGACAATGTCTTGGAAGTTGATGAGGAACGAAATGTCAGGCAGCATGACGTACTTAGAATTTATATAAGTATGGAAACTCTCAAGCAAATCTCTTTGTTTGGCTCAGGAACAATAAGAACGGAAAATACCTTTGAAGGTCTGGAGCGTATAGTAATACGACTTTCTGGCTCGGGGAATATTGAGGCGGAAATGGAATCAGAAAAAACAGAAGTGCGGTTAAGTGGTTCGGGGAAGGTAGCCTTGGAAGGAAGAACTACTGAGGCAACATTAGAACTTTCTGGTTCAGGTAATATAGATGCTGAAAGTTACCTTTGTGAAAAGGTACAGGCTGATATCAGTGGGTCTGGAAATATCAAAGTAGCTGTAGAAAGGTACTTGGATGTTGATATTACAGGAAGTGGAAGTGTTTATTATAGAGGAACTCCTGAAACAGTGAGTACCCATATTGAAGGCTCAGGAAACGTGAAGAAGTTTTGA
- a CDS encoding Ppx/GppA phosphatase family protein, producing MIKAAIDLGTNTFQLLIGKVTNGKISPLYQEDIFVRLGKGGISHGQITEDAIQRAIDALSHFRDKIEEFNAQKTYAIATSALRSAANKDEVVSRITNATGITPQIISGEEEASLIYEGVKTDIEIGDENVLIMDIGGGSIEFLLCNDQAICWKRSFEIGAQRLYDLFVTEDPISEKSISKLNDYLSEVLQPLAEAVSLYQPKVLVGSAGTFDSLKMINELQFSHTPKGYYQISLPEYEKIHRLFINQPREQRLLIPGLIDKRVDMIVPASCALQYVLSSTTVETIKISTGSLKEGIMAVKG from the coding sequence ATGATAAAAGCAGCGATTGACCTCGGTACCAATACTTTTCAGCTGTTGATCGGGAAGGTAACTAACGGTAAGATCTCCCCTTTATACCAAGAAGATATCTTTGTCAGGCTTGGCAAGGGAGGCATCAGTCATGGTCAAATCACAGAGGATGCGATCCAAAGAGCTATTGATGCATTGTCTCATTTTAGAGATAAAATCGAAGAGTTTAATGCTCAGAAAACTTATGCCATTGCTACAAGTGCGCTTAGAAGTGCTGCCAACAAGGATGAAGTTGTTTCTAGAATAACAAATGCTACAGGTATTACCCCACAAATCATCTCAGGAGAAGAAGAAGCTTCACTCATTTATGAGGGAGTCAAAACCGACATCGAAATTGGCGATGAGAATGTCCTGATCATGGATATTGGAGGTGGAAGCATTGAATTTCTGCTTTGCAATGATCAGGCAATCTGCTGGAAAAGAAGCTTTGAAATTGGCGCTCAACGACTGTATGACCTCTTTGTCACTGAAGACCCCATTTCAGAAAAGAGCATCAGTAAGCTTAATGATTATCTTTCCGAGGTACTACAACCACTTGCTGAAGCTGTTTCCTTATACCAACCAAAAGTATTGGTTGGCTCAGCGGGCACTTTTGACTCCCTTAAGATGATTAACGAGTTACAGTTTTCTCATACTCCTAAAGGATACTATCAAATTAGTCTCCCTGAATATGAAAAAATCCACCGATTATTCATCAATCAACCACGGGAACAAAGATTGCTTATTCCGGGACTGATTGACAAACGGGTGGATATGATTGTACCGGCGTCATGTGCACTCCAATATGTATTGAGCAGCACTACCGTCGAAACTATTAAAATCTCTACAGGCTCTCTTAAAGAGGGAATTATGGCTGTAAAAGGTTAG
- the porQ gene encoding type IX secretion system protein PorQ yields the protein MKRDLTDMLGMRFGVLTILICLLGNLKGYAQIGGVGTFDFLNLPSTSRQLALGGVNVTSAGVDMDMFWANPALQNEDMDRQVALNYYSYYADIGQTSLSYGQQAGKSGFWRAGMQYIGYGSMDAYDETGASLGTFQVKDFAFIVSNAHKVGPFSLGTNLKFAYSGIGDYQSTGLFMDMGGAFIHPDKDLVIGMVFKNIGFPFSEFSSTQQFRMPFDSQIGISFKPEQMPVRLSVTYHHLHEFDIAYDDPSQDGQIDAFGNEINEDVSFADKLSRHFVLGGEFVLGKVVNLRFGYNFLRRREMVLEGQGGLAGASMGAMLNVRKFRFSYTRAWHHVAGGVNSFSLIADTRSLFTRKKKVID from the coding sequence ATGAAAAGAGACTTAACTGATATGTTGGGAATGCGCTTTGGTGTACTTACAATACTGATCTGTTTGTTAGGTAACCTTAAGGGTTATGCTCAGATAGGAGGTGTAGGTACCTTCGATTTTTTGAACTTACCATCAACGAGCCGCCAGTTGGCATTGGGAGGTGTGAATGTGACCTCTGCAGGGGTGGATATGGATATGTTTTGGGCAAACCCCGCCTTACAAAATGAAGACATGGATAGGCAGGTGGCGCTCAACTATTACAGTTACTATGCTGACATCGGTCAGACATCCCTTTCATATGGACAGCAAGCAGGGAAATCGGGCTTTTGGCGAGCAGGTATGCAGTATATTGGTTATGGAAGTATGGATGCTTATGATGAAACAGGAGCTTCTTTGGGAACCTTTCAAGTGAAGGATTTTGCTTTTATAGTATCCAATGCACATAAAGTAGGACCATTCTCGTTGGGGACGAACTTAAAGTTTGCTTATTCCGGCATTGGAGACTACCAGTCAACAGGACTATTTATGGATATGGGAGGTGCTTTTATTCACCCCGATAAAGATTTGGTTATTGGGATGGTGTTTAAGAATATAGGATTCCCTTTTAGTGAGTTTTCTTCTACACAACAATTCCGGATGCCTTTTGACTCACAAATTGGTATTTCGTTTAAACCTGAGCAGATGCCTGTGCGCCTTTCTGTCACTTATCACCACTTGCACGAGTTTGATATTGCTTATGATGACCCATCTCAGGACGGTCAGATCGACGCATTTGGTAATGAAATTAATGAAGATGTGAGTTTTGCTGACAAATTGTCACGCCATTTTGTACTTGGAGGAGAGTTTGTATTGGGTAAGGTCGTGAACCTCCGTTTTGGATACAATTTTCTGCGGAGAAGGGAGATGGTATTGGAGGGTCAAGGAGGACTTGCCGGAGCTTCGATGGGAGCAATGCTGAATGTCAGGAAATTCAGATTTTCCTATACAAGAGCATGGCACCACGTAGCAGGAGGTGTGAATAGTTTTTCTTTGATTGCTGATACTCGTTCCCTGTTTACTAGAAAAAAGAAAGTGATTGATTAA
- the hslU gene encoding ATP-dependent protease ATPase subunit HslU, with translation MLENANYLTPREIVKELDKYIVGQDDAKKNVAIALRNRWRRMNVKSEMKKEIMPNNILMIGSTGVGKTEIARRLAKIANAPFVKVEASKFTEVGYVGRDVESMIRDLVEQAVGMVKEQKQKQVEERAEQIVEDIILDALIPPLKGANTVKEGEFLSPDHELNEKTRERFREKLRNGELEDRKIDITVENNNSGIGVIGGAMDEVSMMNIQEMISGMLPKKTKKRKVSIGEARKILLEEESAKLIDMDEVKEEALFKAENTGIVFIDEIDKVAGSSAKQGPDVSREGVQRDLLPIVEGSAVNTKYGIVHTDHILFVAAGAFHISKPSDLIPELQGRFPIRVELSSLTKEDFNRILKAPKNALTKQYEELLKSEDVELTFNDDALEELASIAFQINTEIENIGARRLHTVMSHLLNELLFDVPDVIGPNAHIIVTKEMVHERLSGLVKNRDLSHYIL, from the coding sequence ATGCTAGAAAACGCGAATTATCTGACCCCAAGAGAAATTGTAAAAGAACTTGATAAATATATAGTTGGTCAGGACGATGCCAAGAAAAATGTAGCCATCGCTTTGAGAAACCGTTGGAGAAGGATGAATGTAAAGTCGGAAATGAAAAAGGAAATCATGCCGAATAACATCCTGATGATCGGTTCTACTGGTGTTGGTAAAACAGAGATCGCAAGAAGGTTGGCCAAAATTGCCAATGCCCCTTTTGTAAAAGTAGAGGCATCCAAGTTTACAGAAGTCGGTTATGTTGGCCGTGATGTGGAAAGCATGATCCGTGACTTGGTTGAGCAGGCTGTTGGCATGGTAAAAGAGCAAAAGCAGAAGCAGGTAGAGGAACGTGCTGAGCAGATTGTGGAAGACATCATTTTAGATGCCTTGATTCCACCATTGAAAGGTGCTAATACCGTAAAAGAAGGCGAGTTTCTATCCCCAGACCATGAGTTGAATGAGAAAACGCGTGAACGTTTCCGTGAAAAACTGAGAAATGGTGAGTTAGAAGACCGTAAGATAGATATTACAGTAGAGAACAATAATTCAGGTATTGGCGTAATAGGTGGTGCCATGGATGAGGTCTCTATGATGAATATTCAAGAGATGATCAGTGGAATGCTTCCAAAGAAAACCAAGAAGCGTAAGGTGAGCATCGGTGAGGCACGTAAAATCTTGTTGGAAGAGGAAAGTGCCAAGTTGATTGACATGGATGAAGTGAAGGAAGAAGCTTTGTTCAAGGCAGAAAATACGGGTATTGTCTTTATTGATGAGATTGATAAAGTAGCAGGTTCAAGTGCCAAGCAAGGTCCTGATGTGAGCCGTGAAGGAGTGCAACGTGACTTACTTCCAATTGTAGAAGGAAGTGCTGTCAATACTAAATATGGTATCGTTCATACAGATCATATTCTGTTTGTTGCAGCAGGTGCATTTCATATTTCTAAGCCATCAGATCTTATTCCTGAGCTTCAAGGTCGTTTCCCGATTAGAGTAGAGCTAAGTAGCCTGACGAAAGAAGATTTTAATAGAATTCTGAAAGCACCTAAAAATGCATTGACTAAACAATACGAAGAGCTGCTTAAGTCAGAAGATGTGGAATTGACATTCAATGATGATGCTTTGGAGGAATTGGCTTCTATTGCTTTCCAAATCAATACGGAAATCGAAAACATTGGGGCCAGACGTCTGCATACTGTGATGAGTCACTTGCTGAATGAGCTGTTGTTTGATGTGCCAGATGTGATTGGACCAAATGCACATATCATTGTAACTAAAGAAATGGTCCATGAAAGACTGTCAGGATTGGTGAAAAATAGAGATTTGAGCCATTATATCCTGTAA
- a CDS encoding M16 family metallopeptidase, whose protein sequence is MIQFESFTLDNGLKVVVHEDHTFPSAVLNIMYNVGSRDEEEHKTGFAHLFEHLMFGGSVNVPSYDEPLQRVGGSNNAYTSPDVTNYYVTLPAQNIETAFWLESDRMLSLSFDPNVLEVQRKVVIEEFKQRYLNQPYGVAWHKLREMSYKEHSYKWPTIGKEVSHIEDATMEDVKDFFFTHYRPNNAVLVVAGNVTLDQVKELTEKWFGPIPAGKVPERDIPKESPQTEARFTEVTENVPVDALYKVWHMGARGEGDYYATDLLSDVMGRGKSSPLYQKLVREKRLFSSLNAYITGSLDPGLFCIAGRLQQGVTLDEANLAIEELIEEVKVKRVTESELEKVKNQVEFGIAAGKSELLPRAVALAYGAIMGNPNLVNEEEVLVRKVTAEDVNKAMDKYLVKENCSTLYYKSEANNN, encoded by the coding sequence ATGATCCAATTTGAAAGTTTTACCTTGGACAACGGACTAAAAGTGGTTGTTCATGAAGACCATACATTTCCTTCTGCAGTTCTGAATATTATGTATAATGTCGGGTCACGTGATGAGGAGGAGCATAAAACGGGCTTTGCCCACCTTTTTGAGCACTTGATGTTTGGAGGATCTGTCAATGTGCCATCTTATGATGAGCCATTACAGCGTGTAGGAGGCTCCAATAATGCTTATACTTCCCCTGATGTTACCAACTATTATGTGACATTACCTGCCCAAAACATTGAAACCGCTTTTTGGCTAGAGTCTGACAGAATGTTGAGCCTATCTTTTGATCCAAATGTATTGGAGGTACAAAGAAAGGTCGTAATTGAGGAGTTCAAGCAGCGTTATCTGAATCAGCCTTATGGTGTCGCTTGGCATAAGTTAAGAGAGATGTCCTATAAGGAACATTCATATAAGTGGCCTACAATAGGAAAAGAAGTAAGTCATATTGAAGATGCGACTATGGAAGATGTAAAGGACTTCTTTTTTACGCATTATCGTCCAAACAACGCAGTTTTGGTTGTGGCTGGTAACGTAACTTTGGATCAGGTCAAGGAACTTACTGAAAAGTGGTTTGGGCCTATCCCTGCTGGAAAAGTGCCTGAGAGAGATATCCCAAAGGAATCACCACAGACAGAGGCAAGGTTTACTGAAGTGACAGAAAATGTACCGGTAGATGCACTGTATAAAGTGTGGCACATGGGAGCACGTGGTGAAGGCGATTACTATGCAACGGACTTATTGAGTGATGTAATGGGTAGAGGAAAATCATCACCATTGTATCAGAAACTGGTAAGAGAAAAGCGTCTTTTTAGTTCACTGAATGCTTATATCACAGGATCTTTGGATCCAGGCTTGTTTTGCATTGCGGGTAGACTACAGCAGGGAGTAACTTTGGATGAGGCAAACCTCGCTATTGAGGAACTGATTGAAGAGGTAAAGGTAAAAAGAGTCACAGAAAGTGAATTGGAAAAGGTGAAAAACCAAGTGGAGTTTGGTATTGCTGCAGGAAAAAGTGAGTTGTTACCACGCGCTGTAGCATTAGCTTATGGAGCCATCATGGGAAACCCCAACCTTGTTAATGAAGAAGAAGTATTGGTCCGAAAAGTAACGGCCGAGGATGTGAACAAGGCAATGGATAAATACTTGGTAAAGGAGAATTGCTCTACATTGTATTATAAGTCAGAAGCAAATAATAACTGA
- a CDS encoding endonuclease/exonuclease/phosphatase family protein, with protein sequence MRYTFATIFLIFLFGCTNTVQERNLREVNTLTFNIRYHDTIPGLNHWESRREEVAEILKQSKADFIGLQEAEPTQIAYLDMQLHMSYDCVFRTREAKPTEGEATPIFYDKRKWKLINSGTRWLSDTPDSAGSKTYGNFYPRIYTWGAFQMIGSTKMVYVYNTHFDHQSKKARDQSARQIVRAIMEKGHRPVILMGDFNAESGDESINYLTHNGYISFMDAYGKDSTSVTYHGWEPKDEFPGKRIDYIMMSTGSEVIDKKVITAEQGNHPPSDHYPVWVKMRI encoded by the coding sequence ATGAGATATACATTTGCCACCATTTTTTTGATTTTTTTATTCGGCTGTACCAATACGGTGCAGGAGCGGAATTTAAGGGAGGTCAATACATTGACCTTTAATATTCGATACCATGATACCATTCCTGGTCTGAACCATTGGGAAAGCAGACGAGAGGAAGTTGCTGAGATTCTGAAGCAATCTAAAGCAGATTTTATTGGTTTGCAGGAAGCTGAACCAACACAGATAGCCTATCTGGATATGCAGCTGCATATGAGTTATGACTGTGTTTTTAGAACACGAGAAGCAAAGCCTACCGAAGGCGAAGCGACACCAATCTTTTATGATAAGCGTAAATGGAAGCTAATTAACAGTGGAACCAGATGGCTGTCAGATACGCCTGATTCAGCAGGCTCCAAAACCTATGGTAACTTTTATCCTAGAATTTACACTTGGGGAGCATTTCAGATGATCGGTTCAACCAAGATGGTATATGTTTACAATACACATTTTGATCATCAGTCAAAGAAAGCAAGAGATCAGAGCGCAAGGCAGATTGTAAGGGCCATTATGGAAAAAGGTCATAGACCTGTAATCTTGATGGGAGACTTTAATGCGGAGAGTGGCGATGAGTCTATCAATTATTTGACTCATAATGGTTATATAAGCTTTATGGACGCTTATGGAAAAGACAGCACAAGTGTTACTTATCATGGTTGGGAGCCAAAAGATGAGTTTCCCGGAAAGCGCATTGATTACATTATGATGAGTACAGGCTCTGAGGTGATTGATAAAAAAGTAATTACAGCTGAACAGGGTAACCATCCTCCTTCAGATCATTACCCTGTTTGGGTGAAGATGAGAATCTAA